The following are from one region of the Lynx canadensis isolate LIC74 chromosome D4, mLynCan4.pri.v2, whole genome shotgun sequence genome:
- the TRIM32 gene encoding E3 ubiquitin-protein ligase TRIM32 has protein sequence MPSCSVLGCVSRPLRGSAMAAAAAASHLNLDALREVLECPICMESFTEEQLRPKLLHCGHTICRQCLEKLLASSINGVRCPFCSKITRITSLTQLTDNLTVLKIIDTAGLSEAVGLLMCRSCGRRLPRQFCRSCGLVLCEPCREADHQPPGHCTLPVKEAAEERRHDFGEKLARLRELMGELQRRKVALEGVSKDLQARYKAVLQEYGHEERRVQEELARSRKFFTGSLAEVEKSNSQVVEEQSYLLNIAEVQAVSRCDYFLAKIKQADVALLEETADEEEPELTASLPRELTLQDVELLKVGHVGPLQIGQAVKKPRTVNMEDSWAMEAAASAASTSVTFREMDVSPEEVVASPRASPAKQRGSEPAANIQQCLFLKKMGAKGSTPGMFNLPVSLYVTGQGEVLVADRGNYRIQVFTRKGFLKEIRRSPSGIDSFVLSFLGADLPNLTPLSVAMNCQGLIGVTDSYDNSLKVYTLDGHCVACHRSQLSKPWGITALPSGQFVVTDVEGGKLWCFTVDRGAGVVKYSCLCSAVRPKFVTCDAEGTVYFTQGLGLNLENRQNEHHLEGGFSIGSVGPDGQLGRQISHFFSENEDFRCIAGMCVDARGDLIVADSSRKEILHFPKGGGYSVLIREGLTCPVGIALTPKGQLLVLDCWDHCIKIYSYHLRRYSTP, from the coding sequence ATGCCAAGCTGTTCGGTCCTGGGCTGTGTTAGCAGGCCCCTCAGAGGAAGTGCGATGGCCGCAGCAGCGGCTGCGTCTCACCTGAACCTGGATGCCCTCCGGGAAGTGCTGGAATGCCCCATCTGCATGGAGTCCTTCACAGAGGAGCAGCTGCGGCCCAAGCTCCTGCACTGTGGCCACACCATCTGCCGCCAGTGCCTGGAGAAGCTCCTGGCCAGTAGCATCAATGGTGTGCGCTGTCCCTTCTGCAGCAAGATTACCCGCATCACCAGCCTCACCCAGCTGACGGACAACCTGACCGTGCTGAAGATCATTGACACGGCGGGGCTCAGTGAGGCCGTGGGGCTGCTCATGTGCCGGTCCTGTGGGCGGCGGCTGCCCCGGCAGTTCTGCAGGAGCTGCGGCCTGGTGCTGTGTGAGCCCTGCCGGGAGGCTGACCACCAGCCCCCTGGCCACTGTACGCTCCCCGTCAAAGAGGCGGCCGAGGAGCGGCGCCACGACTTCGGAGAGAAGCTGGCCCGTCTGCGGGAGCTCATGGGGGAGCTGCAGCGGCGGAAGGTAGCCTTGGAAGGGGTCTCCAAGGACCTCCAGGCCAGGTATAAAGCAGTGCTCCAGGAGTACGGGCACGAGGAGCGCAGGGTCCAGGAAGAGCTGGCCCGCTCTCGGAAGTTCTTCACGGGCTCTCTGGCCGAGGTGGAGAAGTCCAACAGTCaggtggtggaggagcagagttACCTGCTTAACATTGCCGAGGTGCAGGCCGTGTCTCGCTGTGACTACTTCCTGGCCAAGATCAAGCAGGCGGACGTCGCGCTCCTGGAGGAGACCGCAGACGAGGAGGAGCCAGAGCTCACGGCCAGCCTGCCCCGCGAGCTTACCCTGCAGGACGTGGAGCTGCTTAAGGTCGGCCACGTCGGCCCCCTCCAAATCGGGCAGGCTGTTAAGAAGCCCCGGACCGTCAACATGGAAGACTCCTGGGCCATGGAGGCAGCAGCCTCTGCTGCCTCCACCTCTGTTACGTTCAGAGAGATGGACGTGAGCCCCGAGGAAGTGGTCGCCAGCCCGAGGGCCTCGCCTGCGAAGCAGCGGGGCTCCGAGCCAGCCGCCAACATCCAGCAGTGCCTCTTCCTCAAGAAGATGGGGGCCAAAGGCAGCACGCCAGGCATGTTCAACCTCCCGGTGAGTCTCTACGTGACCGGTCAGGGCGAGGTGCTGGTTGCCGACCGAGGCAACTACCGAATCCAAGTGTTCACTCGCAAAGGCTTTTTGAAGGAGATCCGCCGCAGCCCCAGTGGCATTGACAGCTTTGTGCTGAGCTTCCTTGGGGCTGATCTGCCCAACCTCACGCCTCTCTCAGTGGCCATGAACTGCCAGGGGCTGATTGGTGTGACTGACAGCTATGACAACTCCCTCAAGGTATACACCTTGGATGGCCACTGCGTGGCCTGTCACCGGAGCCAGCTGAGCAAACCCTGGGGCATCACAGCCCTTCCATCTGGCCAGTTCGTGGTAACTGATGTGGAAGGTGGAAAGCTCTGGTGCTTCACTGTTGACCGGGGGGCAGGGGTGGTCAAATACAGCTGCCTCTGTAGTGCTGTGCGGCCCAAGTTTGTCACCTGCGACGCTGAGGGCACCGTCTACTTCACGCAGGGCTTGGGCCTCAATCTGGAGAATCGGCAGAACGAGCACCACCTGGAGGGCGGCTTCTCCATTGGCTCTGTGGGCCCCGATGGGCAGCTGGGTCGCCAGATTAGCCACTTTTTCTCAGAGAATGAGGATTTCCGCTGCATTGCCGGCATGTGTGTGGATGCTCGTGGCGATCTCATTGTGGCCGATAGCAGTCGAAAGGAAATTCTCCACTTTCCCAAGGGCGGGGGCTATAGTGTGCTCATTCGAGAGGGGCTCACGTGTCCAGTGGGCATCGCCCTCACTCCTAAAGGGCAGCTGTTGGTCTTGGACTGTTGGGATCACTGCATCAAGATCTATAGCTACCATCTGAGAAGATACTCCACCCCTTAG